The genomic interval TGGTCCCCGGATAGTCGTCTTCGGACAAGTTCAGCAGACACAGGTGCCCGGCATGAGAACTAGGGAAGCCGCTGACCTCGACGTCGTATCGCATCAGATGGCGATCGGTCGACAGCTCGGACGTCTGACCGTTAAAAAATTCTTTCTGTGTGTACCAGCACGGTCCCCAACTGAGAACACAGCCGACGTTCACGTCTTCGCCGAGCAAGTGTCGCATCATGTCTGCCGGGCCGACACCCTCGGTGGGGCTGTCGTAATGAGCGCATCCGGCGGCGTGCACATGATGGTCACCAGAGAACCAATTACGTTTGGCAACATGAATCCAGCGTTCCAGTTGGAACACTTCCTCGTGCCGGGCTTCTTCTGGCACGACAATCCTTCGTTGCAACACGCGATACTCGGGACCGCGTGTCACCGAAACATCGTAGGATCCCGGCGGCAGCCAAAGGTGTTCGCCGTCACTACGGTAGACTTGCTGATGAAAAAAGAAATCTGGTGCCAAACGCCGCGACGGGTTGGGATACACGCGACCTTGTTCATCACGAACGACAAAGGATGCGGTGGTGGGGCGTCCGTCAATATCCTTGACCCGCAGGATCACTTGAGTGGCAGGCAGGCAATCGAACAAGATCGCCGCGGCTGAGCGAAACCCGATGTCCTGGGTTCCTTGCCCGATATGAAACGAAAGACTGGCTTCGCGTTTTCCCGCGTCTCGGCTGTTGAGCAAGACGACGCGATACTCCAACTCCAAACCACTGAGTCGGGGTTTCATCGGTGGACGATTGAGCAGAGAAACATCCAGCCAGCGATCGTCCACTTCGCGTGGCTCCACCAAACGTTCGTCGCTGCCGGGACGCTGCCGGGCACCCTTGCCCTTCAAATAGACCGGCGCAGCATTGGGGCTTTCCACGACAAGCTCTGGATTGATCCCCGCTTGGTTGTGGATCTTGACCAAGAACGCCCGCCAGTCCTGCTGCATCAACTGCTTCTCGACGGGGCCCTCGGCCACTTTCACTCGACTCTCGGCGTTGATCGTGATCTCGGCCAAACAAAGCGGATCGAGTGCTCGTTGGATTGCGATCACCGCGTCCACGTCCCGCTCCATCTGGCCGGCTGTCCGAATGGACTCCACCACATTGGCGGGCAACGGTGAACCCGAAAACTGCATCGTTTCGATCAAACGATTCGTTGCGGCGAGCAACGGCTGCTTGGCCACTGTGGTGACCAGTTCCAGATGATCTGCGTGACCCTGACGCGTAGAAACGGCGCACATCACGACGGCGACGAGCAGTGCAATGGTTCGGTTCATGGCTTTGTCCTGAGCTACTTTGTCCTGAGCTACTTTGTCCTGAGCTACTACTTGGTCCTGAGCTACTTTCCGAACGTACTTTGAATCAGCACAAGCATCTTGCCTTCGTTGTCGGTCGGATCCAGATCGTACATTCGCAGGAACAATTGACCGGACTTGTCGGCGGTGAACTCGGTGTTGTTCTCGACCACGAATGGTTTCTCCTTTTCCAAATCGCCCGGTGATGTCGCGATCACGCCGATCAAGGTTCCAAACTTGATTCGACCATCGCGTGGGCGGGCTTCCTCGGGCACGACGACGCCTTCGGGACCGGTCTGCAAAACAACCTTCCAAACCCCTTTGACTTCCACGTGTACCGGCATGCCTTGCTGCAACGTTGCTCCGGAGTCCTGCCATCCCTGATCGGCGAGTACCTCCGTCAGCTTTCGGTCCTTCATCAGTTGCGACCGCAGAATGCGTTCCAAGCCGAGTTCGGCCGGCTGATACTTGGGCACCAATCGGACCATCGCCTCGTAGACTTCGCGGG from Stieleria varia carries:
- a CDS encoding CehA/McbA family metallohydrolase, giving the protein MNRTIALLVAVVMCAVSTRQGHADHLELVTTVAKQPLLAATNRLIETMQFSGSPLPANVVESIRTAGQMERDVDAVIAIQRALDPLCLAEITINAESRVKVAEGPVEKQLMQQDWRAFLVKIHNQAGINPELVVESPNAAPVYLKGKGARQRPGSDERLVEPREVDDRWLDVSLLNRPPMKPRLSGLELEYRVVLLNSRDAGKREASLSFHIGQGTQDIGFRSAAAILFDCLPATQVILRVKDIDGRPTTASFVVRDEQGRVYPNPSRRLAPDFFFHQQVYRSDGEHLWLPPGSYDVSVTRGPEYRVLQRRIVVPEEARHEEVFQLERWIHVAKRNWFSGDHHVHAAGCAHYDSPTEGVGPADMMRHLLGEDVNVGCVLSWGPCWYTQKEFFNGQTSELSTDRHLMRYDVEVSGFPSSHAGHLCLLNLSEDDYPGTKVIEQWPSWTLPVLRWGKQQGGVVGYSHSGWGLALPDRMPDGSRHWVDRPWGGAPNDWAGTAANELPDLAMPKFDGIGANEYIVATTEGVCDFISAVDTPAIWELNIWYHTLNCGMTSRISGETDFPCIYGDRVGLGRVYVQLPEDQPLNYENWIAGLCDGRSYCGDGLSHIIDFSVDDFGVGQKQTADAPASRLDLLEPKTVTVRFDAAALLQETPTDQTNRIAKLRLDEKPYWHIERCRIGDTRTVPVQVIVNGNVVATKALVADGDLQSMEIPVEITQSSWVAVRILPSVHTNPIFVHVGDKPIRASRSSAQWCIDAVKTCWQSKQPMIRDSERDDAKAAYDRAEKLYQQILSETVN